From one Desulfuromonas acetoxidans DSM 684 genomic stretch:
- a CDS encoding class I SAM-dependent methyltransferase has product MHELASTAPHVAKVKTEQNHRQRIKHSLDKAEKYSSRKLHKHAAEMALISRAVDHLSPLPRTWLDAPCGVGRATILLAHRGLDVTGVDLGEGALHVAQQAVERQDLNARIEKADLLDLPYSDHQFDGLLCFRLIHHLPTPQHRREIIDELCRVTKDTVLISYLSPWSPTSVKRALRCRLTGRKSVQNITPLSELKKHFSANGFTLINDLAQLPLVHSLHLAVFKRHSP; this is encoded by the coding sequence ATGCATGAATTGGCTTCGACCGCCCCCCATGTTGCAAAGGTCAAAACTGAGCAGAATCATCGCCAACGCATCAAACACAGTCTCGACAAAGCTGAAAAATACTCTTCCCGGAAGCTGCACAAACACGCGGCTGAAATGGCCCTGATCTCGCGAGCCGTCGACCACCTTTCCCCGCTGCCGCGCACCTGGCTCGATGCCCCGTGCGGTGTTGGCCGGGCCACCATTTTGCTGGCACATCGTGGACTCGACGTCACCGGCGTCGATCTGGGCGAAGGCGCGCTGCATGTAGCACAACAGGCCGTGGAGCGTCAGGACCTGAATGCGCGGATAGAGAAAGCGGATCTGCTTGACCTGCCTTACTCTGACCATCAGTTTGACGGGCTGCTGTGCTTTCGTCTCATCCACCATCTGCCCACACCGCAGCACCGCCGCGAGATTATCGACGAGCTGTGCCGGGTCACCAAAGATACTGTGCTGATCTCCTATCTGAGTCCCTGGTCGCCAACCAGCGTCAAACGGGCTTTGCGTTGTCGGCTGACAGGTCGCAAATCGGTACAGAACATCACCCCCTTGTCGGAGCTGAAAAAACACTTTTCCGCCAACGGCTTCACCCTGATCAACGACCTGGCGCAACTGCCGCTGGTGCACTCCCTGCATCTGGCGGTGTTTAAACGTCACAGTCCGTAA
- a CDS encoding sigma-54-dependent transcriptional regulator: MAHILIVDDEKNYRIVLGQLLESVGHHVTRADNPYAALDILSGEQIDLIISDLKMPRMSGIDFLRHVNDEIGPVPFIMLTAYATVQTALQAMKIGAFDYLLKPFDNEEMLLTVDKALDYSKLQNENWLLRRELEQNRDRTLVGNSPAMESLRNQIAQVAPAKTSILITGESGTGKELVAQALHRLSPRSNKALVSINCAAFAENLLESELFGHERGAFTGALERKKGLMEVSDGGTLFLDEIGEFPLNLQPKLLRVLQEKTFRRVGGTAEISSDIRIIAATHRNLEQMITEGTFREDLYYRLNVVSLHLPPLRHRREDIPLLSQLFLERLSRDMGCPLPQLSSQAQHDLYHYEWPGNVRELQNILERGLLFCDGPTLEQNHLPQQFHSQAPHHNGCSETAAMPLQQPLPEHLETIEQKLIQAALIDARGVQAKAAELLGISRSNLQYKLKKYHLV, encoded by the coding sequence ATGGCCCACATCCTGATCGTCGATGACGAAAAAAACTACCGCATCGTTCTCGGCCAGTTATTGGAAAGTGTCGGCCATCATGTGACCCGCGCCGACAACCCTTATGCGGCGCTCGACATCCTGTCGGGCGAACAGATTGATCTGATCATTTCCGATCTGAAGATGCCGCGCATGAGCGGCATCGACTTTCTGCGTCATGTCAACGACGAGATCGGACCGGTGCCCTTTATCATGCTGACTGCCTATGCCACGGTTCAGACCGCCCTGCAAGCCATGAAGATCGGTGCGTTTGACTATCTGCTCAAGCCCTTTGATAACGAAGAGATGCTGTTGACGGTGGACAAGGCGCTGGATTATTCAAAACTGCAGAATGAAAACTGGCTGCTGCGCCGTGAACTGGAGCAAAACCGCGATCGCACCCTGGTCGGCAACAGTCCGGCCATGGAATCGCTACGCAACCAGATCGCCCAGGTGGCGCCGGCCAAAACGTCGATTCTTATCACCGGAGAGAGCGGCACAGGCAAGGAGCTGGTCGCCCAGGCATTGCACCGACTCAGCCCGCGCAGCAACAAGGCGCTGGTCTCCATCAACTGCGCTGCCTTTGCAGAAAACCTGTTGGAGAGCGAACTGTTCGGCCACGAACGCGGCGCCTTTACCGGGGCTCTGGAACGGAAGAAAGGGTTGATGGAAGTCTCAGACGGCGGCACACTGTTTCTGGATGAGATCGGCGAATTCCCCCTTAATCTGCAACCGAAATTACTCCGTGTTCTGCAGGAGAAAACCTTCCGTCGGGTCGGTGGCACAGCCGAGATCAGCAGCGATATCCGCATCATCGCCGCCACGCATCGCAACCTGGAACAGATGATCACAGAGGGGACATTTCGCGAAGACTTGTACTACCGCCTCAATGTGGTGTCACTGCATCTGCCGCCACTGCGTCATCGCCGCGAGGATATCCCGTTACTTTCCCAGTTGTTTCTCGAACGTCTTTCCCGCGACATGGGCTGCCCGCTGCCACAACTGTCGTCGCAGGCGCAGCACGACCTGTATCACTACGAGTGGCCCGGCAATGTCCGCGAACTGCAGAACATTCTCGAACGCGGTCTGCTGTTCTGTGACGGCCCCACTCTTGAACAAAACCACCTGCCGCAACAATTCCACAGCCAAGCACCACACCACAACGGTTGCTCAGAAACAGCAGCAATGCCGCTGCAGCAACCACTTCCCGAGCATCTGGAAACCATTGAACAGAAACTGATCCAGGCCGCCCTCATTGATGCGCGCGGCGTCCAGGCCAAAGCGGCGGAACTGCTCGGGATCAGTCGCAGTAACCTGCAGTACAAGCTGAAAAAATACCATCTCGTCTGA